Proteins encoded in a region of the Oncorhynchus clarkii lewisi isolate Uvic-CL-2024 chromosome 18, UVic_Ocla_1.0, whole genome shotgun sequence genome:
- the LOC139372356 gene encoding large ribosomal subunit protein eL14-like: MKTYKYDYLVCNQETKVFKRYVEIGRVAYISFGPHAGSLVAIVDVIDQNRALVDGPCTGVKRQSMPFKCMQLTDYVIKVPHSARQKFVRRAWEKAQVTEKWAESNWAKKIEARQKRAQMSDFDRFKVMKAKRMRNKIIKHEVKKLQKEAAKKA; encoded by the exons GTGTTCAAGCGCTACGTCGAGATTGGCCGCGTCGCCTACATCTCTTTCGGACCCCACGCAGGCAGCCTGGTGGCCATCGTCGATGTCATCGACCAAAACAGA GCGCTGGTGGATGGTCCCTGCACAGGGGTGAAGAGGCAGTCGATGCCTTTCAAGTGCATGCAGCTCACTGACTACGTCATCAAAGTACCACACAG CGCTCGTCAGAAGTTTGTGAGACGCGCCTGGGAGAAGGCCCAAGTCACCGAGAAGTGGGCAGAAAGCAACTGGGCCAAAAAGATCGAAGCCAGACAAAAG AGGGCCCAGATGTCCGACTTTGACCGCTTCAAGGTGATGAAGGCCAAAAGGATG AGGAACAAGATCATCAAGCACGAGGTGAAAAAGCTGCAGAAAGAGGCAGCGAAGAAGGCATGA